One Brachybacterium kimchii genomic window carries:
- the nadD gene encoding nicotinate-nucleotide adenylyltransferase has protein sequence MEGQPRRIGVMGGTFDPIHHGHLVAASEVQSVFGLDEVIFVPTGRPWQKSDKVISDPEHRYLMTVVATAANPVFTVSRVDIDRPGATYTIDTLRDLQRMHPDADLFFITGADALQSILTWKDTREIFELAHFVGVTRPGHELETEGLPADRVTLIEVPAMAISSTDCRIRVAADQPVWYLVPDGVVQYINKYALYTGGEGGE, from the coding sequence ATGGAGGGGCAGCCTCGCCGGATCGGCGTGATGGGTGGGACGTTCGACCCGATCCATCACGGCCACCTGGTCGCCGCGAGCGAGGTGCAGAGCGTCTTCGGGCTCGACGAGGTCATCTTCGTGCCCACCGGCCGGCCCTGGCAGAAGTCGGACAAGGTCATCTCCGACCCTGAGCACCGGTACCTGATGACGGTCGTCGCGACCGCCGCGAACCCTGTGTTCACCGTGTCCCGCGTGGACATCGACCGTCCGGGCGCGACCTACACGATCGACACCCTGCGGGATCTGCAGCGCATGCACCCCGACGCGGACCTGTTCTTCATCACCGGTGCGGACGCCCTGCAGTCCATCCTCACCTGGAAGGACACCCGGGAGATCTTCGAGCTCGCCCACTTCGTGGGCGTCACGAGGCCCGGCCACGAGCTCGAGACCGAGGGCCTGCCCGCGGACCGGGTGACCCTCATCGAGGTCCCCGCGATGGCGATCAGCTCGACCGACTGCCGCATCCGCGTCGCCGCCGACCAGCCCGTGTGGTACCTGGTCCCGGACGGCGTGGTGCAGTACATCAACAAGTACGCCCTGTACACAGGAGGTGAGGGCGGTGAGTGA
- the rsfS gene encoding ribosome silencing factor — protein sequence MSASPESLDLARAAAHAAADKLAEEIIGLDVSEQVVITDVFVVCSGSSERQVSAIVGGIEGDLIKEHRRKPLRREGERDDRWVLLDYGDVVVHVQHAEDRAFYALERLWRDAPVVDLQVEGAGA from the coding sequence GTGAGCGCTTCGCCCGAATCCCTCGACCTCGCCCGTGCCGCCGCGCACGCGGCCGCCGACAAGCTCGCCGAGGAGATCATCGGCCTGGACGTGTCCGAGCAGGTCGTGATCACCGACGTGTTCGTGGTCTGCAGCGGCTCCTCGGAGCGCCAGGTCAGCGCCATCGTCGGCGGCATCGAGGGGGACCTCATCAAGGAGCACCGCCGCAAGCCCCTGCGCCGCGAGGGCGAGCGGGACGACCGCTGGGTCCTGCTCGACTACGGAGACGTCGTCGTGCACGTCCAGCACGCCGAGGACCGAGCCTTCTACGCGCTCGAGCGCCTGTGGCGGGACGCGCCCGTCGTCGACCTGCAGGTCGAGGGCGCCGGCGCATGA